The sequence below is a genomic window from Haladaptatus sp. R4.
TCGAGTTGACGGCCGACGGCGTCGTCACCGACCGGACCACAGTCCCGTGCGAGATGGACGAGCGGCGCGTTTTCCATCGTGAGCCACGCCCCGTCCCGGTCGCTGGTGACGGTGACGAGCGCTCGGTTTGCGGAAGCCCGTTGGCTCGAACGTCGTTCGTTCGCTCGCGGACGCCGACCATTTGGAGGGAATCGGTTGGGAGTTCGGTGACGACGAATCGATATTCGGGAACGTCGGGATCGTGTTCCCGGAGCGCGTCCCGGTACTCGCGCGCGAGGTGGGCGGCACGTGCGGCGTCGTCGTGCGTTTCGAATCGGGTGCCCGTGATCGGCGTCGGGCACTCGCCGCTCTCGGCACAGGTAACCGAAAACGGACCGGACTCGACGGCTAACTCCTCTATCTCGCGTCGGGTTCGTCGGAGGATGTCGTCCATGTTTAGGCTAACCTAATTTAGGTTTAGGGTTACCTAAAAGGCTTCCGACTCAGTCCGTGAGATCTGAGAGGAGGCGTTCGGCGAGTCCTTTGTCGAGCGGATCGTTCGCGTTGCCACACTGTGGCGACTGTACGCAGGAGGGACACCCCGATTCGCAGTCGCAGGCGCGAAGCATCTCCCACGTGCTTTCCATAAGCGATTCGATGGTTTCGTAGCCTTCACGGGTCAGTCCGACGCCGCCGGGGTAGCCGTCGTAGATGAAGATCGTGCTCGTTTCGGTGTGCGGGTGAAGCGGCGTGGAGATACCGCCGATGTCGCTACGGTCACAGAGCAAGTCCAGCGGGAAGAGCGAAATCATCCCGTGTTCGGCGGCGTGAATCGCACCGTTGAAATCGCCGTCCATCGTCCGTAACTCGCGCTCGATGTCGTCCGGAATCGTGAAGTAGAGCGCTTTGGTCCGGAGCGTGAGTTCCGGCAGATCGAGCGATTCGCGGCCGAGCGTCTCGTTTCGCTTCGCGTCCCGTCGCTCGAACCCGGTTATCTGCTCGCGCATCGTCACCTCGGCGAAGCGGACGGTACAGTCCTCGCGGGTCGAAAGCGTCTTCTCCGACAGGTCCGCCTCGACGGTTATCTCCTTGTCAGTGAGCGTCTTGGTGTGGTAGTCCGCCCACGTCGGCGAGAGTTCGGCCACGTCCCGCGACAGATCGAGGTCCACGACCTCGTAGGACTGACCCTGCTGGTGATAGATCGCGCCGCGATGGGCGTCGTTCAGCGCGTCGCTGAACGGGAGCGAGGCGATGACGTTTCCGTTCGAACGGTCCAACAGGTCGATCTCCCGGTCGTCGATGGTTCGCAGGCTCATTTCGTGTTGCGGGCTTCCGTCGCCGTCGTACGTCCAGCGGATGCCACCGTTCGTTTGGCGACGTTCGAGTTCCCCCCGCGATTCGAGGTCGGCGACGAGGTCGGGAAAGTTCTCGCCGAAGTACGCCCGGTCCTCGGGCGAGAGCCACGTTTCGCGGGCGGCGGAGACCACGTGTTCCGGGAGCAACTCCTCGTTCTCCGGGTTGACGACCGCCCGCTCCGGGTCGCCCGCGAAGAATTCGTCCGGGTTCGCCATTAGGTACTGGTCCAACTGATCCTCGCCCGCGACGAGCGTAACGAGGCTGGCCTCGGTTCCGCGCCCGGCGCGTCCGGCCTGCTGGAATGCCGCCATGCGCGTACCGGGATAGCCGTCGAGAAGGACGGCGTCCAGGCCGCCGATGTCCACGCCGAGTTCCAGCGCGTTCGTGCTCCACGCGCCGCGAACCTCGCCGGAGTGAAGCCCACCTTCGAGTTCCCGGCGGCGCTCGTTCCGCAGGGCCGCCTGATACGCGGCGATGTCGTTGGCGAGCGAGCGCTCCCCCCTGTTCCTGAGTTCGTCCGCGCTCTCCATCGCGTAGCGTTCGGCACCCTGCCGGGAACGGGTGAACGCGAGCGTCTGGCAGTCGCGGGTGACGAGGTCGGCGAAGATGCGTTTGGTTTCGCCGTGATTCGACTTTCGGCGTTTCGCGCCGCCGTAGCGGTCGTCCTCGTACTCCGGCGGGTTCCAGAGGAGCCAGTGGGTCGGTCCGGTGCGACTCGTGTTCTCGTCCACGAGGGCGAACGAGGACTCGGACTTGCCGGTCACGGCGCTCGCGTGTTCGACCGGATTGCCGATGGTCGCCGAACAGCAGACGAACTGCGGACTCGAATCGAATCGGTCACAGACCCGTGCGAGTCGCCGCAGGACGAGGGAGACGTGGCTCCCGAAGACGCCGCGATACTCGTGCACTTCGTCGATGACGACCGTTTCGAGGCCCTTGAAAAACCAATCCCAGAGTCGATGGGCGTAGGGAAGCAGGGCGTAATGGAGCATGTCGGGCGTCGTGAGGACGACGGTCGGCCGTCGGTTTCGCACGTCCCGTTTTTCGTTCTTGTCGAGTCGGCCGGTGTACTGGGCCACCGAGACGCGACTGCCGAACCCCAACTCGCGCGCGAGGCCGTCCAGTGTCTCCTCCTGGTCGTTGATGAGGGCGTTCTGTGGCGCGATGTAGAGGGTTCGTCCGCCGTGATCCATCGCGCGTTCGAACGCCGGGATGGTGTACCCCAGACTCTTCCCGCTCGCGGTTTGCGTGGCGATAACGACGTTTTCCCCGCCGCGAATCGCCTCGACTGCCTCGGCTTGGTGGCGATAGAGTCGGTCGATGCCACGGGTTTCGAGGGCGGATTCCAACCGCGATTCGAGGGGGATATCACGAAACTCGCCGTCGTTCCCCGGAAGCGTCTCGTGGCGGGCTATCTGCCCCTCGTAGTAGGGTCGCCCGCGCAACCAGTCGATGGTGTTCTGCACTGTGGGGTGTTTGGTAGTGGACGCTCTAACCGGTTTCGTCACTGGTGAACGACACGATACGAACGAGTAGCACCGCGATTTGTGGGACGGTTTGGGTGGGAACCGTCGGCCGTCACTCTTCGTCCAAGGGCAACACGGACGGAATCGGGTCGACCATATCCTCCCCGTACGTCCAGGAGAGAATACCGTAGTCGGCGAGTCGCGGCAGGTGTTCCTGCTCCAGGCGAATCCGTACCCATTCCTGCTCGGATTGTGTTACGTCCGTTACGGGTATTCCCTGAGAACGACTCGCGACGTTCGTCGCGAGCAGTGAAATCGGGGTCGCGGTTTCCTGCTCGGAAAGGAACAGTACGAGGTGGCGCCGTTGTTCGTTTTTGAGCAACTCGTACACCGCGTCCGGTGTGGAGAGGAGCACGTCCGGACCTACCGTATCCAAAAATTCCAGTAACTCCATGAGGACCCCCTGCCCGTCATTCGACGTGTTACCCATACCCGTTTTACTACGCTCGGAAGTATGAATCACCCGATACACGAGGATTTATTTGCTAAACGAATAATGTTGATTTTTAAAATATAATACGAATATGCTGGGACGGGGCGACGGTAAACGCCGACCCAAAACGGTAGTGATCGGGACTGGTTTTCGTATCGGATAGTGAACTCATACGGTATCGAATCTCGATCTGAAACACCAAAAGCGCTTTTGACTGTCGGCGTAGTACAACTACAGAGCTATGGGTTCAATGGAGGAGAGTGCTACATCGCCGTTCATGTGTGGTGTAGAGGAGCCGATGAGGTTCCACTACGATTGGGGAAGTGACGAAGCGCTCGGTTCGTTTATCGTTCAGCGAATGGTGGAGTGTTCGGGGGTGAGTTCCACCGAAATTCCGGAGCCGCTGTACGGGTGTATCGACCCCGACGCGCTGGAGGAGTTGTTCCAACCGCTCGCCGACGGAACGGCCCGCGCGAGCGGAAAGTTGACGTTCATGTTCGCAGGTCACTACATCACCGCCAGCAGCGACGGGACGGTCGAAATCGAATCCGAACTCGGTCGGTTGAAACGGACCGGTGGTAATCTACTGCTCACCGGCGACGTTCCGGCGGATCTATTCGAGGAGTTGAGCGTGCAGTTCTTGGGCGCGCCATCCAACGACAGGACCCACCTGTTCGCGCTGTACGGGCGGGACGTGGACGTGGCTCGGAAGCGTCTTTCACGTGCCAACGCAAATCCCGCTCAAGCGCACATCCTGACCCACGAAGTGGCGGTGCGCTCGGCGACGCAAGCACAATCGAACGCGTTTTCGGACCGACTGTCCGCCTCGTCCGTGGAAGGGTCGCTCGACGACTTCCAAACCGCGATTCAAGACGAATTATTGGAACTTCAGTACGAGAATCGGGGATTCGAGCCCGGGGAGTTACGGTTCTGTTTGGATTCGCTACAGTTGCTTTCGAACGAGGAAGGGTCGGATGCTGTGGAACGTCCTTGCGGAAGATCACGGAAACCGTCGAGGAACTGTCCGGAATCGGTCAGTACATCTTCCCAGGTGCGTTCGATTCGGATTCCGTTCAAGCCGTAGAGCCGTTGTTCGACGTAACGATCGAACTGAAGCTCGACCCGGACGGACCGAAGCAGCGATGGCATCTGCACGAGACGAGCCAC
It includes:
- a CDS encoding DEAD/DEAH box helicase encodes the protein MQNTIDWLRGRPYYEGQIARHETLPGNDGEFRDIPLESRLESALETRGIDRLYRHQAEAVEAIRGGENVVIATQTASGKSLGYTIPAFERAMDHGGRTLYIAPQNALINDQEETLDGLARELGFGSRVSVAQYTGRLDKNEKRDVRNRRPTVVLTTPDMLHYALLPYAHRLWDWFFKGLETVVIDEVHEYRGVFGSHVSLVLRRLARVCDRFDSSPQFVCCSATIGNPVEHASAVTGKSESSFALVDENTSRTGPTHWLLWNPPEYEDDRYGGAKRRKSNHGETKRIFADLVTRDCQTLAFTRSRQGAERYAMESADELRNRGERSLANDIAAYQAALRNERRRELEGGLHSGEVRGAWSTNALELGVDIGGLDAVLLDGYPGTRMAAFQQAGRAGRGTEASLVTLVAGEDQLDQYLMANPDEFFAGDPERAVVNPENEELLPEHVVSAARETWLSPEDRAYFGENFPDLVADLESRGELERRQTNGGIRWTYDGDGSPQHEMSLRTIDDREIDLLDRSNGNVIASLPFSDALNDAHRGAIYHQQGQSYEVVDLDLSRDVAELSPTWADYHTKTLTDKEITVEADLSEKTLSTREDCTVRFAEVTMREQITGFERRDAKRNETLGRESLDLPELTLRTKALYFTIPDDIERELRTMDGDFNGAIHAAEHGMISLFPLDLLCDRSDIGGISTPLHPHTETSTIFIYDGYPGGVGLTREGYETIESLMESTWEMLRACDCESGCPSCVQSPQCGNANDPLDKGLAERLLSDLTD
- a CDS encoding HalOD1 output domain-containing protein; translation: MRFHYDWGSDEALGSFIVQRMVECSGVSSTEIPEPLYGCIDPDALEELFQPLADGTARASGKLTFMFAGHYITASSDGTVEIESELGRLKRTGGNLLLTGDVPADLFEELSVQFLGAPSNDRTHLFALYGRDVDVARKRLSRANANPAQAHILTHEVAVRSATQAQSNAFSDRLSASSVEGSLDDFQTAIQDELLELQYENRGFEPGELRFCLDSLQLLSNEEGSDAVERPCGRSRKPSRNCPESVSTSSQVRSIRIPFKP